The following are from one region of the Mixophyes fleayi isolate aMixFle1 chromosome 7, aMixFle1.hap1, whole genome shotgun sequence genome:
- the METTL21A gene encoding protein N-lysine methyltransferase METTL21A: MALVLYDDGIHSGLKRFHNSSATYNFVNHTIRIKQDWKDLGVSAVVWDAAVVLCMYLEAGGINLQGRSVIELGAGTGLVGIVAALLGADVTVTDREIALEFLKSNVKDNLPDELQHKMSAKPLTWGIGLENFSPFDVIVGADIIYLEETFDDLLKTIVHLSSEHTVILLACRLRYQRDNDFLDMMRKQFSVVQVHYDKSVDVYIYKVQKKDERKEL, from the exons ATGGCATTGGTGTTGTATGATGATGGTATACACAGTGGCCTGAAGAGATTTCATAATTCCAGTGCTACCTATAACTTCGTCAACCACACCATACGGATCAAGCAGGACTGGAAAGATCTGGGAGTATCAGCAGTTGTGTGGGATGCT GCAGTTGTTCTCTGCATGTACCTAGAAGCAGGAGGCATTAACCTACAGGGGCGTTCTGTAATAGAATTGGGTGCAGGGACTGGATTAGTGGGAATTGTGGCTGCATTGCTAG GTGCTGATGTAACAGTCACGGACCGTGAGATAGCATTGGAATTTCTCAAGTCAAATGTTAAAGATAATCTTCCCGATGAGCTTCAACACAAAATGTCTGCAAAACCACTGACATGGGGCATAGGACTTGAGAACTTTTCTCCATTTGATGTGATAGTAGGAGCAGATATAATTTATCTAGAGGAAACATTTGACGACCTCTTAAAAACTATTGTGCACCTGAGTTCAGAGCATACAGTGATCTTGTTGGCATGCAGACTTCGCTATCAGCGTGACAATGACTTCCTAGACATGATGCGGAAACAATTTTCTGTGGTTCAGGTCCATTATGATAAAAGTGTTGATGTGTACATTTACAAGGTTCAGAAGAAGGATGAAAGAAAAGAGCTTTAA